A single genomic interval of Rosistilla ulvae harbors:
- a CDS encoding carboxymuconolactone decarboxylase family protein translates to MIPKPYRQMHDQFPEYMQAYEAFAAAAAKSGPLDAKSVALTKLAISIGAGLEGGTHSHARKALEAGCLPNELRHVAMLSAPTIGFPTMMRARMWVEDVLTKAAAKESTETQQP, encoded by the coding sequence ATGATCCCCAAGCCCTACCGACAGATGCACGACCAATTCCCCGAGTACATGCAGGCCTACGAAGCATTCGCAGCCGCAGCGGCTAAGTCGGGGCCGCTGGATGCCAAATCGGTCGCCCTGACAAAACTGGCGATCTCGATCGGCGCGGGGCTCGAAGGAGGAACCCATTCGCACGCCCGCAAGGCGCTCGAAGCGGGCTGCTTGCCCAACGAACTGCGACACGTCGCAATGCTCTCCGCTCCGACGATCGGCTTCCCCACGATGATGCGTGCTCGGATGTGGGTCGAAGACGTACTGACCAAAGCGGCTGCGAAAGAGAGCACCGAAACTCAGCAGCCATAA
- a CDS encoding cation diffusion facilitator family transporter produces the protein MNRQARPEASIIQREGVYREASRTASLGLGVNVFLVILKLVGGTITGSAALIADAINSVGDVASSLVVHGALWMAQQDEDDDHPYGHTKAESIGALSIAILIAFSAGMLAIENIRHLREVVSVPPQTAAIIAALCAVLKEAIYWQTRRVSSRIDSRSLQAAAWDHRSDAICSAAIAVALFAAPYLGPLGRFADPVAAILVCALLIGIGVRLFWQTALELMDQQADPELTDSIRHRAEEIGEVTRIEKLRVRKSGLEFFVDIHVEVDAQLTVGEGHRIGHLVKDELLRSFPRVRDVLVHVEPDD, from the coding sequence TTGAATCGTCAGGCTCGTCCCGAAGCATCGATCATCCAACGCGAGGGTGTCTATCGCGAAGCCTCGCGGACCGCTTCGTTGGGGCTGGGCGTTAACGTCTTTTTGGTGATCTTGAAACTGGTCGGCGGGACGATTACCGGTTCGGCGGCGCTGATTGCCGATGCGATCAATTCGGTCGGCGACGTCGCCAGTTCGCTGGTCGTGCACGGTGCGCTCTGGATGGCCCAGCAGGATGAAGATGATGATCATCCGTATGGGCACACAAAAGCGGAGTCGATCGGGGCGCTGAGCATTGCGATTTTGATCGCGTTTTCAGCCGGCATGTTGGCGATCGAAAACATTCGCCATCTGCGCGAGGTCGTGTCGGTGCCGCCGCAGACCGCGGCGATCATCGCGGCGTTGTGTGCGGTGTTGAAAGAGGCGATCTATTGGCAGACGCGGCGGGTCAGCAGCCGGATCGATTCGCGATCGCTGCAAGCCGCGGCATGGGATCATCGCAGCGATGCGATCTGCAGCGCGGCGATCGCCGTCGCACTTTTTGCCGCTCCCTACCTGGGACCGTTGGGCCGGTTTGCCGATCCCGTCGCGGCGATCCTGGTTTGTGCGTTGTTGATCGGGATCGGAGTGCGGTTGTTCTGGCAGACGGCACTCGAATTGATGGACCAGCAAGCCGATCCAGAGCTTACCGATTCGATCCGCCATCGCGCCGAGGAGATCGGCGAAGTCACGCGGATCGAAAAGCTGCGGGTCCGCAAAAGTGGCTTGGAGTTCTTCGTCGATATCCACGTCGAGGTCGATGCGCAGCTGACGGTCGGCGAAGGGCATCGGATCGGACATCTCGTAAAAGATGAATTGCTGCGCAGCTTCCCCCGTGTCCGCGATGTCCTGGTTCATGTCGAACCGGACGACTGA
- a CDS encoding Rpn family recombination-promoting nuclease/putative transposase yields the protein MLRIDPKVDFAFKQMLGHPGHPAVTIHFLNAILQPQVPIQQVEILNPIQGKQRAEDKLAVLDVLACDHLGRRFNVEMQTTLPFALPKRLLYYNCLNYVRQLSEGEGYRGLAPAISICVLDKVLFREDPRYHLSFRLRSDQVSDLVFVNDLEFHTLELPKFQLACHNVSAFAAEQKWLYLLQNAGSMDLDALAELLDDPVYREALGVLDMISKSPEELDLYEARLKMWRDEQARMEAAQIEGLERGIEQGIEQGRELGIQKGRELGIELGRELGIEQGREQGIQQGRDLGLARGKILGRLQLLASMLDMPEPASWGSMSEEELNRVEAELREQLSRRNGGSGR from the coding sequence ATGCTGAGGATCGATCCCAAAGTCGATTTTGCATTTAAGCAGATGTTGGGGCATCCCGGACATCCAGCGGTCACGATTCACTTTCTCAATGCGATCTTGCAGCCACAGGTGCCGATTCAGCAGGTGGAGATACTCAATCCTATCCAAGGCAAGCAGCGTGCCGAGGATAAGTTGGCAGTCTTGGATGTTTTGGCCTGCGACCACCTTGGGCGTCGTTTTAATGTGGAAATGCAAACCACGCTTCCGTTTGCACTCCCCAAACGTTTGCTGTACTACAACTGTCTTAATTATGTTCGCCAGCTGTCCGAGGGAGAGGGGTATCGAGGGCTTGCTCCGGCGATCAGCATATGTGTGCTCGATAAAGTGTTGTTTCGCGAGGACCCACGCTACCACTTGAGTTTCCGTTTGCGGAGCGACCAGGTGAGCGATTTGGTTTTTGTTAACGATCTGGAATTTCACACGCTCGAACTGCCCAAGTTTCAGCTGGCGTGTCATAATGTAAGTGCGTTTGCAGCGGAACAAAAATGGTTGTATCTGTTGCAGAACGCCGGATCGATGGACTTAGATGCGTTGGCGGAGTTGCTTGATGATCCGGTCTATCGCGAAGCCTTGGGAGTTTTGGACATGATATCAAAGTCACCTGAAGAACTCGATCTGTACGAAGCACGGCTGAAAATGTGGCGTGATGAACAGGCGCGAATGGAAGCTGCGCAGATCGAAGGGCTTGAGCGAGGCATCGAACAGGGGATCGAGCAAGGTCGTGAACTCGGGATCCAGAAAGGTCGTGAACTGGGGATCGAGCTAGGTCGCGAACTCGGAATCGAGCAAGGTCGCGAGCAAGGAATCCAGCAAGGGCGCGATTTGGGACTTGCCCGAGGGAAGATTTTGGGGCGGCTGCAATTGCTCGCTTCGATGCTCGACATGCCCGAGCCCGCGAGCTGGGGTTCGATGAGCGAGGAGGAGTTGAACCGAGTCGAAGCTGAGCTGCGTGAGCAGTTATCGCGGCGAAACGGAGGCTCCGGTCGCTAG
- a CDS encoding molybdenum cofactor guanylyltransferase gives MTIHSSQTTQRLSLLGAILAGGRSSRMGSSKAMLPMPTGTTLLEHVAACLNPYCRSIVVSVAPSQQLTTSLPTVPDTDASQGPASGIASVLQLANQQGFAAAMIVSVDLPALTSTDLAPLIAAWEADPDRIAAATADGQFSEPLVAIYPATYLEQLTAVACGTDRSIMRWLRRTPHQTITIRREAIQDVDTPEQWNAYHDREVRKNARPSDR, from the coding sequence ATGACAATCCACTCCAGCCAAACGACACAACGCCTCTCGCTGCTGGGAGCGATCCTTGCCGGCGGCCGTTCGTCGCGAATGGGCTCTTCCAAAGCGATGCTGCCGATGCCCACGGGCACGACGCTGCTGGAACATGTCGCCGCCTGCCTGAATCCCTACTGCCGATCGATCGTCGTCTCGGTCGCCCCATCGCAACAGCTGACGACATCGCTCCCAACCGTTCCCGACACCGACGCCTCCCAAGGTCCAGCCAGCGGGATCGCCAGCGTTCTACAACTGGCGAACCAACAGGGATTTGCCGCCGCCATGATCGTGTCAGTCGATCTACCCGCGCTCACCTCTACCGACCTTGCTCCCTTGATCGCAGCCTGGGAAGCGGATCCCGACCGAATCGCCGCGGCGACTGCCGACGGCCAGTTCTCCGAACCCCTCGTCGCGATCTACCCCGCGACTTACCTTGAACAGTTGACAGCTGTCGCTTGCGGAACCGACCGCAGCATCATGCGCTGGCTGCGTCGCACACCACACCAAACGATTACGATCCGCCGCGAAGCGATCCAAGACGTCGACACCCCTGAACAATGGAACGCCTACCATGATCGAGAAGTCAGAAAAAACGCCCGACCAAGCGATCGCTGA
- a CDS encoding calmodulin-binding protein, with translation MIRRCLIAAFVAVAFCCVTEQADAQQQAYGQNWGGANGSRDWNRFYHYPYVYYPQNFYAPQYFQSADDLYHRYPQEMRIPVYNKKWHNYYPAGRRYHYGHHFILDVF, from the coding sequence ATGATTCGTCGATGCCTGATCGCGGCGTTTGTTGCCGTCGCATTTTGCTGTGTTACTGAACAAGCGGACGCACAGCAACAAGCCTATGGGCAAAATTGGGGTGGAGCCAACGGTTCGCGCGACTGGAATCGCTTCTACCACTACCCATACGTCTATTACCCACAGAACTTTTACGCGCCGCAGTACTTCCAGAGTGCTGACGATTTGTATCATCGCTATCCTCAGGAAATGCGGATTCCGGTCTACAATAAGAAGTGGCACAACTACTATCCAGCCGGTCGCCGTTATCATTACGGCCATCACTTCATCCTGGACGTCTTTTAG
- a CDS encoding lipoate--protein ligase family protein, translated as MDARLIRHIDDPFDGAMNMAIDQALAESVDQGAAACLRLYRWKSPTLSLGYFQQYDDRQQHPWSADLPVVRRSSGGGAIVHDAELTYSLSIATPKSRHGADLTIYATVHNAIMETIAAIALQTARRFADSGWLPLAADDAFLCFERRTDEDLVVSGYKIAGSAQRRVGRAILQHGSILLQTSPAAPMLPGLQCVSGKSCDPAQFADHLTATLSKALDADTSPAELSAAETLRANEVAKSRFASSAWTHRR; from the coding sequence ATGGACGCTCGCTTGATCCGACACATCGACGACCCGTTTGACGGCGCGATGAACATGGCGATCGATCAAGCGCTAGCCGAATCGGTCGACCAGGGAGCCGCAGCCTGCCTGCGGCTGTACCGCTGGAAATCGCCGACGCTCAGCCTGGGATATTTCCAGCAGTACGACGATCGCCAACAGCACCCCTGGAGCGCCGACTTGCCCGTCGTCCGCCGCAGCTCCGGCGGAGGAGCGATTGTGCACGATGCGGAACTCACCTACAGCCTTAGCATCGCGACACCCAAATCGCGGCACGGCGCCGATCTGACGATCTACGCAACTGTCCACAACGCGATCATGGAGACGATTGCGGCGATCGCGCTGCAAACCGCCCGCCGGTTTGCCGACAGCGGTTGGCTGCCGCTAGCCGCCGACGACGCCTTCTTGTGCTTCGAGCGTCGGACCGATGAAGACCTCGTCGTCTCGGGCTACAAGATCGCCGGCAGCGCACAACGACGCGTTGGCAGAGCGATACTACAGCACGGCAGCATCCTGCTTCAGACCAGTCCCGCGGCTCCAATGCTACCCGGACTGCAATGCGTTTCGGGTAAGTCGTGCGATCCGGCACAGTTCGCTGATCACCTGACAGCAACCCTATCCAAAGCACTCGATGCCGATACCTCGCCGGCCGAACTCTCCGCCGCCGAGACTCTTCGAGCCAACGAAGTCGCCAAATCGCGTTTTGCCAGCTCGGCTTGGACCCACCGCCGCTAG
- a CDS encoding FHA domain-containing protein, with protein MQVKLKVLSGSHAGREIPVSQEKFLIGRNDQCQLRPKSESVSRKHCILVQRDGKLLIQDLKSRNGTFVNGNRLPPDRAKALKPGDALTVGKLEFEVLVEYGLGGPKKSQVVDVKDAAQRTVNASGDDSKFEEVDINSWLDEADNIERVRKLGEPETRQMSFEASKTIEGDEELSGELSVGDGDSKEESGKRKPPEKKPPQKLPQSMKKQMSDNSRDAAGEALKKFFSGR; from the coding sequence ATGCAGGTAAAACTAAAAGTTCTCTCGGGAAGCCATGCCGGTCGCGAGATACCGGTGAGCCAGGAGAAGTTTTTGATTGGTCGGAACGATCAGTGCCAGCTTCGCCCAAAGAGCGAATCGGTGAGTCGTAAGCATTGCATTCTCGTCCAACGGGACGGGAAATTGCTGATCCAAGATCTTAAAAGCCGCAATGGAACCTTTGTCAACGGCAACCGCTTGCCACCAGATCGCGCCAAGGCGCTCAAGCCTGGCGACGCGCTGACCGTCGGCAAACTGGAATTTGAAGTGCTCGTCGAATACGGCTTGGGAGGCCCCAAAAAGTCGCAGGTCGTCGACGTCAAAGACGCCGCCCAGCGAACCGTCAATGCTTCCGGTGACGACAGCAAGTTCGAAGAAGTCGACATCAATTCCTGGCTCGACGAAGCGGACAACATCGAACGTGTCCGCAAACTGGGCGAGCCCGAGACGCGGCAGATGAGCTTCGAAGCCTCGAAAACCATCGAAGGGGACGAGGAACTCAGCGGTGAACTGTCCGTCGGCGATGGGGATTCCAAAGAGGAGTCGGGCAAACGCAAGCCCCCCGAGAAGAAGCCGCCGCAAAAGCTCCCTCAAAGCATGAAGAAACAGATGTCGGACAATTCTCGCGATGCGGCGGGCGAAGCGCTTAAGAAGTTCTTCAGCGGACGATAA
- the gcvH gene encoding glycine cleavage system protein GcvH, whose translation MNQEELLYAETHEWVHVESGVATIGITTFAAEQLTDLVYMELPEVGRQLNVGEEFGEVESVKAVSPLYSPVAGEVIEINTELPSKLDLLGSDAFGAGWMIKVRVSGEPDASKLLNHEAYQKQCAEGN comes from the coding sequence ATGAATCAAGAAGAATTGCTGTACGCGGAAACTCACGAATGGGTGCACGTTGAATCGGGCGTCGCCACGATCGGGATCACCACCTTTGCCGCCGAACAATTGACCGACCTGGTCTACATGGAACTGCCCGAAGTCGGCCGCCAGTTGAACGTGGGCGAAGAGTTTGGCGAAGTCGAATCGGTCAAAGCTGTCAGCCCGCTGTACAGCCCCGTCGCCGGCGAAGTGATCGAGATCAACACCGAACTGCCGAGCAAACTGGACCTGCTGGGAAGTGATGCTTTTGGTGCCGGTTGGATGATCAAAGTACGGGTCAGCGGCGAACCCGACGCGTCGAAGCTGTTGAACCACGAGGCCTATCAGAAGCAGTGCGCCGAAGGCAACTGA
- a CDS encoding molybdopterin molybdotransferase MoeA produces MIEKSEKTPDQAIAELAGRIAPVASETISLANASGRILSQPIHADRDSPAADVSAMDGYAIRLTDLGRNEPLPVLGESVPGHPTPDVQPGHVMRVFTGGIVPQDYDLVVKREETQESPDSIRLLPATANCRKGENIRRQGENASQGSAILQAGTTLHAGAIAAATNFGASQVDVARVLQITILVTGDELHDVDAEVQPWQLRDSNGPTLNALLSGKNWLHVRCVDRVVDNQQGLAERLAAAIEDSDAVILTGGVSMGDYDFVPDAIGQNDGEVIFHRLPIRPGKPILGAVTAAGKPIIGLPGNPVSAAVGCRRFVLPLLSRQAGKRDWLPPAPRVMLDDPGTRTLPLHWFRLVQINEQGSVNLVPSKGSGDLVSMAASDGFTEQPPNSTGSGPWPFWRWQD; encoded by the coding sequence ATGATCGAGAAGTCAGAAAAAACGCCCGACCAAGCGATCGCTGAACTCGCCGGGCGGATCGCCCCAGTCGCCAGTGAAACGATCTCGCTAGCCAACGCGTCGGGACGAATCCTCAGCCAACCGATACACGCCGATCGCGACAGCCCAGCCGCCGACGTTTCGGCAATGGACGGCTACGCGATCCGCCTGACCGACCTCGGCCGCAACGAACCGCTCCCCGTATTGGGAGAGAGTGTCCCCGGGCATCCTACACCAGACGTTCAACCGGGACACGTAATGCGAGTCTTCACTGGTGGGATCGTGCCACAAGATTACGACTTGGTTGTCAAACGCGAAGAGACGCAAGAGTCTCCCGATTCGATCCGCTTGCTTCCCGCGACCGCCAACTGTCGCAAGGGCGAGAACATTCGCCGGCAAGGTGAAAACGCCAGCCAGGGTTCGGCAATCCTACAGGCGGGAACGACGCTGCACGCTGGCGCGATCGCGGCGGCGACAAACTTTGGCGCTAGCCAGGTCGACGTCGCTCGCGTTTTGCAAATCACGATCCTGGTCACCGGCGATGAATTGCATGACGTCGATGCGGAGGTCCAACCATGGCAGCTGCGCGATTCAAACGGCCCCACGCTGAACGCTTTGCTTTCGGGAAAGAACTGGTTGCACGTGCGGTGCGTCGATCGCGTTGTCGACAATCAACAAGGGCTTGCCGAGCGATTGGCCGCGGCCATCGAAGACTCCGACGCCGTGATCCTGACCGGCGGCGTTTCGATGGGCGATTACGATTTCGTCCCCGACGCGATCGGGCAAAACGACGGCGAGGTGATCTTCCATCGACTGCCGATTCGACCCGGCAAGCCGATCTTGGGAGCGGTCACTGCCGCGGGCAAACCGATCATTGGACTGCCTGGCAATCCGGTAAGTGCAGCGGTTGGCTGCCGCCGGTTTGTCCTGCCGCTACTCAGCCGCCAAGCTGGGAAACGCGACTGGCTCCCTCCCGCGCCACGGGTGATGCTGGATGATCCCGGCACGCGGACGCTCCCACTGCACTGGTTCCGCCTGGTCCAGATAAACGAGCAAGGGAGTGTCAATCTCGTCCCGTCCAAGGGCTCCGGCGACCTGGTTTCGATGGCCGCCAGCGACGGCTTCACCGAACAGCCCCCCAACTCAACCGGCTCGGGTCCTTGGCCGTTCTGGCGTTGGCAGGACTAG
- the gcvT gene encoding glycine cleavage system aminomethyltransferase GcvT has product MTDSIATTPLTSWHRAAGATMSPFAGFDMPIHYGSIVTEHNACRNAATLFDVSHMGRIRFDGDRSAELLDRLLTRRVSDLAPGGIRYSLMCNEEGGILDDVLVYHIEKPSGGRFHMLVVNASNRQKIIEWLTPRMAEYPDVICTDRTELTSMIALQGPLAMATVEGLFKHPADKLGYYHSYVTEQFNKPVIVSRTGYTGEDGLELITRADEAARIWENLMLAGRKHGIQAAGLGCRDTLRLEAGMPLYGHELSESIDPISAGLGFACNFKDRTFIGSEALAKIKAAPPQSVRVGIRVEGVRPAREGCQILDANEQNIGAITSGTVSPTLQYPIAMGYVAAEHSQIGSPLTIDIRGKRAAATVAALPFYKRNR; this is encoded by the coding sequence ATGACTGACAGCATCGCAACCACTCCGTTGACCTCCTGGCACCGCGCCGCCGGCGCGACGATGAGCCCATTTGCCGGGTTCGACATGCCAATCCATTACGGGTCGATCGTCACCGAACACAACGCCTGCCGCAACGCCGCGACGCTGTTCGATGTCTCGCACATGGGACGCATCCGCTTCGACGGCGACCGCTCCGCCGAACTGCTCGATCGCCTGCTGACCCGCCGCGTCAGTGACCTCGCCCCCGGCGGCATCCGATACAGCCTGATGTGCAACGAAGAAGGGGGCATCCTGGACGATGTGTTGGTCTACCACATCGAAAAACCTTCCGGCGGCCGCTTCCACATGCTGGTCGTCAACGCGTCGAACCGCCAGAAAATCATCGAGTGGCTGACGCCGCGGATGGCAGAATACCCCGACGTGATCTGCACCGACCGCACCGAATTGACATCGATGATCGCGCTGCAGGGCCCGCTGGCCATGGCGACGGTCGAAGGTCTGTTCAAACACCCCGCCGACAAGCTGGGATATTACCACAGCTACGTGACCGAACAGTTCAACAAACCGGTGATCGTCAGCCGCACCGGCTACACCGGCGAAGACGGTTTGGAATTGATCACCCGCGCCGACGAAGCCGCTCGAATCTGGGAAAACCTGATGCTCGCCGGACGCAAGCATGGCATTCAAGCCGCCGGGCTGGGATGCCGCGACACGCTGCGACTGGAAGCCGGCATGCCGTTGTACGGGCATGAGCTGAGCGAATCGATCGACCCGATTTCCGCCGGCCTCGGATTCGCCTGCAACTTCAAAGACCGCACCTTTATCGGTTCCGAAGCGTTGGCAAAAATCAAAGCCGCCCCACCGCAAAGCGTCCGCGTGGGGATTCGCGTCGAAGGCGTTCGGCCAGCCCGCGAAGGCTGCCAAATCCTCGACGCCAACGAGCAAAACATCGGCGCGATCACCAGCGGCACCGTCTCGCCGACACTGCAATATCCGATCGCGATGGGTTACGTCGCGGCAGAGCACTCGCAAATCGGATCGCCGCTAACGATCGACATCCGCGGCAAACGCGCCGCGGCCACCGTCGCCGCCTTACCGTTCTACAAACGAAACCGTTGA